In a single window of the Leptospira sanjuanensis genome:
- a CDS encoding P-II family nitrogen regulator, whose protein sequence is MKLIVAIIQPHKLEEVKAELTKNEIYRLTVSDVQGYGQQKGKTEVFRGHEYQVNLLRKVRLEIAVNDEFVKPTVDAILKAAKTGDGKIGDGKIFITPLEDVIRIRTGERGSSAI, encoded by the coding sequence ATGAAATTAATCGTTGCTATCATCCAGCCTCATAAATTGGAAGAGGTTAAGGCAGAATTGACCAAGAACGAAATTTACAGACTTACCGTAAGCGACGTTCAAGGTTACGGACAACAAAAAGGAAAGACCGAAGTGTTCCGTGGTCACGAATATCAAGTGAATCTTTTGAGAAAGGTTCGTCTTGAAATCGCCGTAAACGACGAGTTCGTAAAACCGACTGTTGACGCGATCTTGAAAGCGGCAAAAACCGGAGACGGAAAAATCGGCGACGGAAAAATTTTCATCACTCCTCTCGAAGACGTAATCCGTATCAGAACGGGGGAAAGAGGAAGCTCGGCGATTTAG